In Leptospira stimsonii, a single window of DNA contains:
- a CDS encoding helix-turn-helix transcriptional regulator: MSQNENWNDEEEDFPIPVKEAGKTESRLSALLFNLLNHHSPLSFTKIRSLLPDHYQNLENPDSDRKKLSRDVEELGELGFFVRSTQEGYVLDRNVSNRELKLEKEELQVLAEMILRSYQESPSLELYSLSQKLFEGKLDVYPELEMDLKTQKNLSQNESSSSEEILKKLLESLKTKSPIQFLYYKTFPEETYRVEVDPIRLIRKNSEDYYLLAYDRKKKERRRFIIPKISKLESIAENSLYQPQGLKREISQDWVLHPALFQVHDPIEVELICDPEFSYKVRNAISEIPYEEFKRDSFRLKITNQEGLFPFLIEARDTIQKILPETLAQAFRKNIEQISFNYQSFSENV; this comes from the coding sequence ATGTCTCAAAATGAAAACTGGAACGATGAGGAAGAGGATTTTCCGATTCCCGTCAAGGAAGCCGGAAAGACGGAATCCAGGCTCTCAGCGCTCTTATTCAATCTTCTCAATCATCATTCTCCCTTGAGTTTTACAAAAATCCGTTCTTTGCTTCCGGATCATTACCAAAATTTGGAGAATCCGGATTCCGATCGAAAGAAACTTTCCAGAGATGTGGAAGAATTGGGAGAACTCGGCTTTTTCGTTCGTTCCACTCAGGAAGGTTACGTCTTGGATCGAAACGTCTCCAATCGAGAATTGAAATTAGAAAAGGAAGAATTGCAAGTCCTCGCGGAAATGATTCTAAGATCCTATCAAGAATCTCCGTCTCTCGAACTCTATTCTCTTTCACAAAAACTCTTTGAAGGAAAATTGGACGTTTATCCCGAGTTGGAGATGGATTTAAAAACCCAAAAAAATCTCAGCCAAAATGAGAGTAGCTCTTCGGAAGAGATTCTCAAAAAGCTCCTCGAATCTTTGAAAACAAAATCCCCGATTCAGTTTTTGTATTACAAAACATTTCCGGAAGAAACATATCGAGTGGAAGTCGATCCGATCCGATTGATTCGCAAAAATTCGGAAGACTACTATCTTCTGGCTTACGATCGAAAGAAAAAGGAAAGGAGAAGATTCATCATTCCTAAAATTTCAAAATTGGAATCGATCGCCGAAAATTCTCTCTATCAACCGCAAGGACTCAAAAGGGAGATTTCTCAGGATTGGGTTCTTCATCCGGCTCTTTTTCAAGTTCACGATCCGATCGAAGTAGAGCTGATCTGCGATCCCGAATTTTCGTATAAGGTTCGAAATGCGATATCAGAAATTCCTTATGAAGAATTTAAACGAGATTCTTTTAGATTGAAAATCACAAATCAAGAAGGATTGTTTCCGTTTTTGATCGAAGCAAGAGACACGATTCAAAAAATTCTTCCGGAAACCTTGGCGCAGGCGTTCCGGAAGAACATCGAACAAATATCGTTCAATTATCAATCGTTTTCGGAGAACGTTTGA
- a CDS encoding thiolase family protein has protein sequence MAVIIDGARTPFGKFGGGLKDFTSSELGVITAKETIRKTGIDPLEIEETIYGNVIQDDQDSAYLARHIGLRSGLAESSSALTLNRLCGSGLESIIIGARKILSKENNLILAGGTESMSNAPFVLKNARWGNKYGNSITEDRLAQSLTDCFVDLTMGMTAENISKHFQISRSDQDEWAGISQVRAEKATIKGTFSDEMIPVQTKGKKSVLLQKDEQIRGTECVEQLKNLPTAFLKDGSVTAGNASGINDGAASVLISSETWAKNAKLKPLSHILGYANVGCDPKMMGLGPVFAVPRALSNAGIKIEDVDLFEINEAYASQTLAVIRELKLDPEKTNVNGGAIAIGHPLGASGTRVTLALAYELKRKNKQFGVASLCIGGGQGIAIVLENSDFRN, from the coding sequence TTCGGAGTTGGGAGTCATCACGGCAAAGGAGACAATCCGTAAAACGGGAATCGATCCTTTGGAAATAGAAGAAACAATTTACGGAAACGTAATACAGGACGATCAGGATTCCGCATATCTCGCCAGACATATCGGTCTTCGATCCGGTTTGGCGGAAAGTTCGAGCGCTCTGACCCTCAATCGACTTTGCGGCTCGGGCCTCGAAAGCATCATCATCGGAGCTAGAAAAATTCTTTCCAAAGAGAACAATTTGATTCTCGCGGGAGGAACTGAATCCATGAGCAATGCGCCATTTGTCTTAAAGAACGCGAGATGGGGGAATAAATACGGAAATTCGATCACCGAAGATCGATTAGCGCAAAGCCTTACGGATTGTTTTGTCGATCTCACGATGGGAATGACCGCGGAAAATATCTCAAAACACTTTCAAATTTCCAGATCGGATCAAGACGAATGGGCAGGCATCTCCCAGGTTCGCGCCGAAAAAGCGACGATCAAAGGCACTTTCTCCGATGAAATGATTCCGGTCCAGACCAAGGGAAAGAAATCCGTTCTTCTTCAAAAGGACGAACAAATCCGGGGAACGGAATGTGTGGAACAACTGAAAAACCTTCCTACCGCATTCTTAAAAGATGGAAGTGTCACGGCGGGAAACGCATCAGGGATCAATGACGGAGCCGCATCCGTTCTGATTTCCTCGGAAACATGGGCGAAAAACGCCAAACTGAAACCGCTATCGCATATTCTCGGTTATGCGAATGTCGGTTGTGATCCGAAAATGATGGGGCTCGGCCCGGTGTTTGCTGTTCCAAGAGCTTTATCCAATGCGGGAATCAAGATCGAGGACGTTGATCTTTTCGAAATCAACGAAGCGTACGCATCTCAAACGTTAGCCGTCATCAGAGAACTGAAATTGGATCCGGAAAAAACGAACGTAAACGGAGGTGCGATCGCGATCGGACACCCTCTCGGTGCCAGCGGAACTCGAGTTACCTTGGCCTTAGCCTACGAACTGAAAAGAAAAAACAAACAATTCGGAGTCGCCTCTCTTTGTATCGGCGGAGGGCAAGGAATCGCAATCGTTTTAGAAAATTCTGATTTTAGAAATTAG